The DNA window TTTAGTCCTAACTGGGTGGCAGCTGCTTGCTGTGCCTGCTGCTGGAACAGCTCCCGAGATAAGAGACCACCCCTGGCTTCCAGCGTCTGTAACCAGGACCCTCCCAGCATCACCTGGGGAGAGAATATGGCACTGACCAGCCTGGCCTGACCTGCACTGAGCACAGACGAGCCCTCTGCAAACCCCCACTGAGCAAAGCTGCTGCTTCTCACGGTCACTCGGAGGCCAGGGGGGCTCCCATCCTGCTCAGGAAAAGCAACTGAGTCATACACGATTCCCAGGACGCCTGGGTCTTCTGAGGATGGCACCAAATGTCCAAATCcctggagaaaggaagagaccgagtgaggaaggaagggctgggggtgggcctggggggGCTCATTCCTCCGTGCCACTCCTACCTGCACAGGCAGACGAGCTCCTCGGTACTGGAGGTTCACCACCACCACCGACACGGCAGTGATGGCACTCAGGGCATGAGCCAGAGGCGCAGCCTGGGCAGGGAGCAGCTTGCTGAGCACTGGGGAAGAGCAGCCAGGGGCCTGCTCAGGAGGCATTTCTGGCAGATTCCCCAGGCCTCCCGCAGGGATGATCGGTTCAGGGGCACAGCACAGTCCTGCGGGCCCAGGAAGCAACCCTGTGCCTCACTCTGgctggagaaggggagggggctaCCCCAGTACCTGAAGCTGGAACAGCACTAATCACGTGGTCTGCCTCCAGGCTGCCGTCCCCCAGAGATACCTGCCAGGATGCAagcatttgagagacagagagataatgGGAATTTTGCCTCAGACTCCCAGGCCCCAAACTGGCAGGAGAGACTGGGCGCTGCCCCAGGATGAAGAGACCGACCTGCAGTGGGCACAGAGCCCACCCCCTCTATTATTGCAGGCAGCGGGCCGGACGGAAGCCAGTGTGGCCTCTCTGAGCTGTTCAGTGGAGCTGGGCTGTCCCTTCCCCTAATGAAGCCACTTGTAAACACTTCTGGATAGAAGGCACCACTTCTATCCAGAGTTGGACCAAACAGGCCCTGGAGGATCATCTACAAACGAGGCCTAAGACCCTAGGGTAGCCCATGTTTAAACTGCATCTAGGGCAGGGAAACAACAGTAACTAGTCCTGCCAACCCTGGCCTGGTTAAAACATTCAGGCAaagagagagacttttttttaaaatttttatttatttatgatagagagagagagagaggcagagacataggcagagggagaagcaggctccatgcaccgggagcccgacgtgggattcgatcctgggtctccaggatcgcgccctgggccaaaggcaggcgccaaacggttgcgccacccagggatcccccccggcttttttttttttttaagattttatttattcatgagagacagacacaggcagagggagaaacaggcttaaTGCAGgaggcctgacgtgggacttgatcccgggtctccaggatcacacctggactgaaggcggcgctaaaccactgagccacccgggctgcccaaagaggGAGACTTAACACGCATGACACACCAGGGGGCTCTCCTACCTTCCAGCGGCCTCCAGGGAGGAGGCCTAGCCCACAGACAGGCTGGCCTCTGAGAACACTGACCCCTCTACTAGTCAGGTAGGTGTTAAGGGCCTGGGGCAACGTCTCCAGCCCTCCACGGAGTGACCACTGGCTCCAGCGCTCAGCTCGGGCCTGGCGAATGAGCGCCGAGTCCGGTCGAGGGCTGTGCCCTGAAGAGGCTGCGGCAAAGAAGAATCATCATTAGATCAGCAGCCCGGGCCTCCCGGCAGGCTCTTAGTATCTTCTCGCCCTGAACCAAGCCCCCACTCACCGgcccccagcagcagccccagcaaaACAGAACGATGGCTTTGCTCAGCTTGGAAGAGACTGGGAAAGCAGGACCTGACGCTGAGCTCCCGGCTGTTGCCTGCGAACACACCTCGGCAGAGACTGTCCATGGCCAGAGACGCCACCTTGAGGGGGAGACTGGGATTGAGGCCAAGGAAGAGGGTGCACAGACTACCTTCCACTGCCCCTGCGGGGTCCggagggggtgtggggcaggtggggtggggtgcggtCCCACTGTAACAGAGGAGAAGGCAGCCGTTCTCTCCCAGCGCTGGGCTGTGGCGACTACGGGGTGC is part of the Canis lupus familiaris isolate Mischka breed German Shepherd chromosome 38, alternate assembly UU_Cfam_GSD_1.0, whole genome shotgun sequence genome and encodes:
- the PPOX gene encoding protoporphyrinogen oxidase isoform X1, with protein sequence MGRTVVVLGGGISGLAAGYHLSRAPCAPKVVLVEGSERLGGWIRSVRGPGGAVFELGPRGIRPAGAPGARTLLLVSELGLDSEVLPVRGDHPAAQNRFLYVGGALHALPSGLRGLFRPSPPFSKPLFWAGLRELTTPRGKDPDETVHSFAQRRLGPEVASLAMDSLCRGVFAGNSRELSVRSCFPSLFQAEQSHRSVLLGLLLGAASSGHSPRPDSALIRQARAERWSQWSLRGGLETLPQALNTYLTSRGVSVLRGQPVCGLGLLPGGRWKVSLGDGSLEADHVISAVPASVLSKLLPAQAAPLAHALSAITAVSVVVVNLQYRGARLPVQGFGHLVPSSEDPGVLGIVYDSVAFPEQDGSPPGLRVTVMLGGSWLQTLEARGGLLSRELFQQQAQQAAATQLGLKEPPSHCLVHLHKNCIPQYTLGHWQKLEAATQFLASQRLPLTLAGASYEGVAVNDCIESGRRAAARVLGSEPNS
- the PPOX gene encoding protoporphyrinogen oxidase isoform X3, with amino-acid sequence MDSLCRGVFAGNSRELSVRSCFPSLFQAEQSHRSVLLGLLLGAASSGHSPRPDSALIRQARAERWSQWSLRGGLETLPQALNTYLTSRGVSVLRGQPVCGLGLLPGGRWKVSLGDGSLEADHVISAVPASVLSKLLPAQAAPLAHALSAITAVSVVVVNLQYRGARLPVQGFGHLVPSSEDPGVLGIVYDSVAFPEQDGSPPGLRVTVMLGGSWLQTLEARGGLLSRELFQQQAQQAAATQLGLKEPPSHCLVHLHKNCIPQYTLGHWQKLEAATQFLASQRLPLTLAGASYEGVAVNDCIESGRRAAARVLGSEPNS